ttgttcatttttttctgaatTTTCTtctgttttaaaaataaaataattttttgggGATATACATGTATAAGATGAAATTATTGAGATAAGAGCTCTTAAGTAatgtttttcttttatttgaatatttgGAAAAGATGTAATAATATGATTAATATTTCCagttaacattttattaattttgtttgttttttctatatactcAGGAGTAGTTGGTTTTAACAAAACCCATTTATTAGTACCATTAATTGAAACCCAATagacatatttatttatttttttgttaaaattttGATATTCTTCTTTTGTGTATAAAGATTTTAcattatttgtattaatatGACTTTTTTCTGATTTATTTTGGCTTTTTTGTTCATCACTATTATAACTTTCTGAAGTGTTTGGTGTAGTAGACAAATTTGAATTTGAACTTGTTGATTCATTTGAGCTGACTGAGTCAGGtgaattttttgaattttttgaattttttgaattttccGAACTTTTCGAGCTTTTCGAGCTTGTTGAGCTTGCTGAACTTTggctgttttttttttttttttttttattaaaagtaGATAAagattttttataatttttaagtTGTCCttctaaaatataataatcattatttattcctTTTAGGATCCCCCAAAAGTTTAAAGATAttaatgaatttttatttttttttaaaatattttttatagaattttcaatataaaatattagattAGTATTTATTTGATAACCAGcccattttattaattctatttgatgaaataaatttattgaaaatgGTAATTTTATTGGcttaatattttcttcattatatttttctgtGTATTTTAGTTCctcaattattttttttattttttgcatccattcatttttttgttttatataattatttaatatataattatctaATGTAGAATTAGTTTGATCGATTTCttttaatatgttttttgagtttccattattatttttataaatatgttttttattttcttttactTGTGTTGATATTATTTCAAAATTGTCATAACATTTATCTggtttttctaaaattatataattaattaaatcACAAATATGTTCATATACAGATTGTCCATTTtcgtttttcttttttagaTAATCCTTAGCGTTGTTCAAAGATATCGCTAGATTATTTTCCATTTCGCTTAATCATAATTTTGGTTTGCGAGAGTGGCTGTTTTGAATTGGGTTTATTTTGGCTATATGCCTGTCTACTTCGACGactatatatttgtatgcCTACCTATTTGTATGCCTACCTATTCGTGTGTCTATAATAAGTTTGCCTACTTTTCAGCTCAATCAGAAATGTAGAATAAAGCCAAAATAGgacacataaatatatttattcatgcaaatgtatttaaaaaagttggaataggaataaaaattcGAAAgataagtatataaaaataatgattatttaagtttgaaatggaaaaaaaacaaagacAAAAAGGTGCATgataaaaaagagaaaattaatattcatttcgatttattatttttataattaaaaaatgcaaattttaagtttcaataatttatatatacatagacatataataaagaataaatggtgtgctttttttttttttacgatGTATGGAGAAATTATAGGCTAAATAAAATCCATGAATCGTAGATGTACAAAAATgtaggaaataaaaatgtaggaaataaaaatgtaggaaataaaaatgtaggaaataaaaatgtaggAAGTAAAAATGTAGGAAGTAAAAATGTAGGAAGTAAAAATGTAGGAAGTAAAAATGTAGGAAGTAAAAATGTAGgaagtaaaaatatttgataGATTTTCTAAATTGGAGAAAAATAATTCCAGATGTATACACACAAAtagttatttaatttaaaatataaattataataatatataaatgtgagagtataatattattcGAGGGAAGtccttatatatttatgtctacattgagagaaaaaaaatatgtgtatattatttttttttgtgtgtcttattcatgaaaataaataaaagtataGTATATAGTTTcgtaaattatataaaaatatatttttttttattatattaaataaattgaaaatgaggaataaaaatatgaataaaatgaattaaatattGTATACAAATGAgagtataaaaatttatatatttataaagagaaaaataaaatatgcaaTTTTTATCCCTTcaaatatatgcatgtacatattatagataaaatttaatattttacaaaattatagtttaatatatttctccCTTTAAATTAGGGTCGAATAATATAGATAGATTCATTTGGGCAGGGAAAATATTTGCAGCTAAAGAGGTATATCTTACTGGGTTTTTTCCGATATTTCCAACATTTTTCTGAATTTTCCagcattttttgttttggtTAGTAAGGACAAAAAATGGGGATCAGGAATTGGGTATCGAGTGATGACTATATGttcgaaataaaaaataatgaaaatttatttgaGGACAAAAAGCTAGAATATAATGTAAAACCGGTATGGAGTTTTAAAGGACATACAAACTCAGTTGAAGGGATTCATTTAATTGAGAAAAACAGATTTGTTACGACTTCCCATGATAATACAGTTTGTATTTGGAGTTtagattataaaaatagaattaaaaatataaatttgtataattCAATATTATGTTCTAGCTATAATTCtaaagataaaaatttatgtgTAGGAACTactaatgataatgataatatatatttaataaatatgaaacaaATAGAAGAAGAGCGAATTGAAAAAaagaatgtaaaaaaaaatataggagaaaaaaaaaatatagaagtGTATTCATCAAATTgtgcatctatattttgtattaattattttgatgatgataaaataagTTATGGAAGTAAAGATGGTTGTATATGTTTATtagatataaatagtaaaaaaaatatttataaatatgaagaaataaaagaagaTTGTCAAAATTTTTGTACatataatgaatattttaaatttcatatttttagtaCATATAAAGGAAAAGTATTATTTATAGATTCTAGGCAACAAAATaatcctatatatataaatgaaaatttacattcaaaatattcaattaatactatatataattgtaataactatatatatacaggAGGATCAGATtgtttgataaaaaaatttgatattAGATGtcttgaaaaaaataatcctGTTGAAATATATGTTGGGCATACATCACCTATACGTTCTTTagcattttctaaaaaatatgtgaattttttttgttcttcTTCAGATAATGGATGTATAAAATTGTGGAAATGTAATAAAAGCTTTTcttatacaaataaatatgctGCTTCATTAAGTTGTAGTGCATCTGTTTTGGATAATACTAATAGAATATTAAGTGTAAAAAGCGATGCATCTAAAATTCGAAAACCTAGtaaaaattttttagaattaaataaaataaaagtgtCTAATAAGGGTTCAAGTTGTATTATATCTGAAGATGATAATAAGAAAATATCAGAGTcaataaaattgatgaaTAAAAGTAGTAACTATAATATAAGtactaataaaattataggaaatgaaaaaatgaataaaaaggGAATAGGATCagatgtaaaaataaatagtgatCAATATGTGCCTGTTATTTCAAAAcatgaattatttaattctGTAAAAAACAAACCAGAtggttttaataaattatcaaGAAATCGAAATTtaaaaagtgaaaataaaACCGAGGAAACAAATAGTAATAGTAATAGTAATATAAAAtcaggaaaaaaaaatataaaatctgaaaataaattaaatagcGGTTCATCTATTAATCCAACTATTATATACAAaagtaatatttttaatacaaataacaaaatggtagaaaaaaattatctaaatgtattatatgataataatagaaATAGTATGATTTCATCTATAaagacaaataataatatttttaattctgattttttttcaaatcaAGTTTATGgatttaataataatcaaaaaaaaataaaaataacataccCCAATTTATCTATGTTAAATCATAAAAGTCGAGTTTCATCAATGGAATGGActaacaattttattttatcaactTCTTGGGATCAGACTGTTAAATGTTGGGATGTTCAAGATTATGTTATGAAACAATAAACAAAGGTTAGGAACAATACACACcatttaatacatttaaatagaaatttattttaatatacttatatttttgatatagAAAACGATATTTGTTTTTCATaattgaattatttttttttttttttttttggttatTATACTATTTTCAATATAGCTATGTTTATTTAGGATTTTTCAATATAGCTATGTTTATTTAGGATTTTTCAATATAGCTGTGTTTATTTAGGATTTTTCAATATAGCTGTGTTTATTTAggatttttcaatatttttttttgtttttgtgtgttaattttttttaacatcattttatatatcctAAATGTTTGTGACCTTTTATTTTTCTGTCGTTTCTTTGAATTTATGCAATAAAAGCTTTACTAATTTCATTAGTATcgtgaataaaataaaaagataaataatatagaaaaactTTAGGGCTATAttgaataaattatattatttaattagaTTGGTACATTAATGGAATTTTTGAAGTTATTAGTTAATTGAAGTAGTATAGGTGGTTTATCTTTCGTAAAAATACCCAACGTAATctttttaaagtatataacataaaaatatgaacaagtcattaaaaataagaatataaatatgaaaaaaaaattattgagAAAAGACACAAAGGTGattatattcataatttACGGTGAAAGGTTGTTGAATGGTGCAATAATATgtacataaatatacatataaaattggAAACTTATAAATTACATAAAtgggatatatatatatatatatatatgtaatatgtaC
Above is a window of Plasmodium yoelii strain 17X genome assembly, chromosome: 9 DNA encoding:
- a CDS encoding WD repeat-containing protein, putative; its protein translation is MGIRNWVSSDDYMFEIKNNENLFEDKKLEYNVKPVWSFKGHTNSVEGIHLIEKNRFVTTSHDNTVCIWSLDYKNRIKNINLYNSILCSSYNSKDKNLCVGTTNDNDNIYLINMKQIEEERIEKKNVKKNIGEKKNIEVYSSNCASIFCINYFDDDKISYGSKDGCICLLDINSKKNIYKYEEIKEDCQNFCTYNEYFKFHIFSTYKGKVLFIDSRQQNNPIYINENLHSKYSINTIYNCNNYIYTGGSDCLIKKFDIRCLEKNNPVEIYVGHTSPIRSLAFSKKYVNFFCSSSDNGCIKLWKCNKSFSYTNKYAASLSCSASVLDNTNRILSVKSDASKIRKPSKNFLELNKIKVSNKGSSCIISEDDNKKISESIKLMNKSSNYNISTNKIIGNEKMNKKGIGSDVKINSDQYVPVISKHELFNSVKNKPDGFNKLSRNRNLKSENKTEETNSNSNSNIKSGKKNIKSENKLNSGSSINPTIIYKSNIFNTNNKMVEKNYLNVLYDNNRNSMISSIKTNNNIFNSDFFSNQVYGFNNNQKKIKITYPNLSMLNHKSRVSSMEWTNNFILSTSWDQTVKCWDVQDYVMKQ